In Longimicrobium sp., a single genomic region encodes these proteins:
- the gpmI gene encoding 2,3-bisphosphoglycerate-independent phosphoglycerate mutase has protein sequence MRDPSDLSAPRPRAALVILDGWGLREPADDNAVTVANAPTWRHLWEEGDYPRARLTTHGPAVGLPPGQMGNSEVGHLNLGAGRVVMQSLQRIATAIETGEFAANEAFLHVIRGVKERGATLHLIGLIGPGGVHAVDEHLLALCELADREQVPNVRVHVFLDGRDTPPRSGRDYLTELFGRVGERGACRVATLCGRYWAMDRDRRWDRVERAYRAMVYGEGLPIRDPIEAIEDAYETGETDEFVNPRVLMDASGAPVGLMRDGDGAIFFNFRADRARQLSRALADPNFTEFDRGPGAPRIELVTMTQYDEEYPFPAAFPPQPLQDKLSDVLAAHGLASFRTAETEKYPHVTYFFNGGAEDPPPGEDRRLVQSPKVATYDLQPEMSEPEVARGLVEAIRSMKYDVLVCNFANPDMVGHTGVMEAAVRAVEAVDEGLGQVLAACRETGTTLLVTADHGNCEQMWDPTTNGPHTAHTTNPVGIILVEPEGRRTATALHDGALCDVAPTILGLIGVPQPAAMTGRDLRGTEVR, from the coding sequence ATGCGCGATCCGAGCGACCTCTCCGCACCCCGTCCCCGCGCCGCCCTGGTGATCCTGGACGGGTGGGGGCTGCGCGAGCCCGCGGACGACAACGCGGTGACGGTGGCGAACGCCCCCACCTGGCGCCACCTGTGGGAGGAGGGCGACTATCCTCGTGCCCGCCTCACCACGCACGGCCCGGCCGTGGGGCTGCCGCCGGGGCAGATGGGGAACAGCGAGGTCGGCCACCTGAACCTGGGCGCCGGCCGCGTCGTCATGCAGTCGCTGCAGCGCATCGCCACCGCCATCGAGACGGGGGAGTTCGCGGCCAACGAGGCGTTCCTCCACGTGATCCGCGGGGTCAAGGAGCGCGGGGCCACTCTGCACCTGATCGGCCTCATCGGCCCGGGCGGGGTGCACGCGGTGGACGAGCACCTGCTGGCGCTCTGCGAACTGGCGGATCGCGAGCAGGTCCCGAACGTGCGCGTCCACGTCTTCCTGGACGGCCGCGACACGCCGCCGCGCTCGGGGCGCGACTACCTGACGGAGCTCTTTGGAAGGGTGGGGGAGCGGGGCGCGTGCCGCGTGGCCACCCTCTGCGGCCGCTACTGGGCGATGGACCGCGACCGCCGCTGGGACCGTGTGGAGCGTGCGTACCGCGCGATGGTGTACGGCGAGGGCCTCCCCATCCGCGATCCCATCGAGGCGATCGAGGATGCGTACGAGACGGGCGAGACGGACGAGTTCGTGAACCCGCGCGTGCTGATGGATGCCAGCGGCGCGCCCGTGGGCCTGATGCGCGACGGCGACGGCGCCATCTTCTTCAACTTCCGCGCGGACCGCGCCCGCCAGCTCTCCCGCGCCCTCGCCGACCCGAACTTCACGGAGTTCGACCGCGGACCGGGCGCGCCGCGCATCGAGCTCGTCACCATGACACAGTACGACGAGGAGTACCCGTTCCCCGCGGCCTTCCCCCCGCAGCCGCTGCAGGACAAGCTGAGCGACGTGCTGGCGGCGCACGGCCTGGCCTCCTTTCGCACGGCGGAAACGGAGAAGTACCCGCACGTCACCTACTTCTTCAACGGCGGTGCCGAAGACCCTCCCCCCGGCGAGGACCGCCGCCTGGTGCAGTCCCCCAAGGTGGCCACCTACGACCTGCAGCCTGAGATGAGCGAGCCGGAGGTGGCGCGCGGTCTGGTGGAGGCGATCCGGTCGATGAAGTACGACGTGCTGGTGTGCAACTTCGCCAATCCGGACATGGTGGGGCACACGGGTGTGATGGAAGCCGCGGTGCGCGCCGTGGAGGCGGTGGACGAGGGCCTGGGCCAGGTGCTGGCCGCCTGCCGCGAGACGGGTACCACCCTCCTGGTGACCGCCGACCACGGCAACTGCGAGCAGATGTGGGACCCCACCACCAACGGCCCCCATACGGCACACACCACCAATCCGGTCGGCATCATACTGGTGGAGCCGGAGGGCCGCCGCACCGCCACCGCCCTCCACGACGGCGCCCTGTGCGACGTGGCCCCCACCATCCTCGGCCTCATCGGCGTCCCGCAGCCCGCGGCGATGACGGGCCGGGATCTGCGGGGAACAGAAGTGCGTTAG
- a CDS encoding BON domain-containing protein, producing MAQEFNPFDLTDMTDDEIYDVVVQHLGEYPELDMGWINVSVQGGRVTLSGRVSSDGEASIAAQALTDVVGVAELDNQLIVDELHRGEAPEAADDAFVQDVEVDDQLGEPDLHYQSDTAGHLMEDLEQQTYGTHDAGLAAEEGIPYEPPTRPVPDGYGSREDH from the coding sequence ATGGCTCAGGAGTTCAACCCGTTCGACCTTACGGACATGACCGACGACGAGATCTACGACGTCGTCGTGCAGCACCTCGGCGAGTATCCCGAGCTGGACATGGGGTGGATCAACGTCTCCGTGCAGGGCGGCCGCGTGACGCTCTCCGGCCGCGTCTCCAGCGACGGCGAGGCATCCATCGCCGCGCAGGCGCTGACGGACGTGGTGGGCGTCGCCGAGCTGGACAACCAGTTGATCGTGGACGAGCTGCACCGCGGCGAGGCCCCCGAAGCTGCCGACGACGCCTTCGTGCAGGACGTTGAGGTGGACGACCAGCTGGGCGAGCCCGACCTCCACTACCAGTCGGACACGGCGGGCCACCTGATGGAGGACCTGGAGCAGCAGACCTACGGCACCCACGACGCCGGTCTCGCCGCCGAGGAGGGCATCCCCTACGAGCCCCCCACCCGCCCCGTCCCCGACGGCTACGGCAGCCGCGAAGACCACTGA